The following proteins come from a genomic window of Sorghum bicolor cultivar BTx623 chromosome 3, Sorghum_bicolor_NCBIv3, whole genome shotgun sequence:
- the LOC8072143 gene encoding alpha-mannosidase I MNS4 isoform X1 gives MQPIRRRHRGFPLLCLSAALLAAATLLPGAAVAEGVTPSEARRLRDEVKDMFYHAFDGYMKYAFPLDELRPLSCQGEDSLGGYALTLIDSLDTLALLGDKEKFGAAVEWVGKNVRFDINKTVSVFETNIRILGGLLSAHLIASDYATGMRIQSYDDQLLHLAADLAQRLLPAFDTPTGIPFGSVNLMYGVDENESKITSTAGGGTLTLEFGILSRLTNNTVFERVTKKSVRGIWSRRSKLNLVGAHINVFTGEWTQKDAGIGTSIDSFYEYLLKAYLLFGDEEYLYIFQEAYKAAMHYLHHDPWYVEVNMNSGATVWPLFNSLQAFWPGLQVLAGDVDPAIRTHAAFFSVWKKYGFTPEGFNLATSTVQNGQRSYPLRPELIESTYWLFKATRDHRYLDVGRDILASLQYGARCPCGYCHIADVETHKQDDHMESFFLAETVKYLWLLFDLAAGPDNIVESGPYKYIFSTEGHLLPVTPEIALVDEHCSYFGAFCNGGADHGYGASASSTKHQNGNYTQLDDIQTHSSLYSTSNVLFKTGGYIKGVCPGLTHAQKLGISYSDGEDNFIEQTSESREHHGESAVESSIQDQSSSIILISHPVTSQQDEALESGSGSQDHGNIVVTSDSDSDSDSTSRDNIVGANTEELMEDIEGTSGQDKR, from the exons ATGCAGCCGATCCGGCGGCGGCACCGAGGCTTTCCACTCCTCTGTCTCTCCGCCGCCCTCCTCGCTGCCGCCACTCTTCTCCCCGGTGCCGCCGTCGCTGAGGGCGTCACGCCCTCCGAGGCGCGCCGGCTCCGCGATGAG GTGAAGGATATGTTCTATCATGCGTTTGATGggtacatgaagtatgctttcCCACTCGATGAGCTGCGACCCTTAAGTTGCCAAGGTGAAGACTCCCTTGGTGGTTACGCGCTCACTCTT ATCGATTCTTTGGATACCTTGGCTTTACTGGGTGATAAGGAGAAATTTGGTGCTGCTGTGGAGTGGGTTGGTAAGAATGTCCGCTTTGATATT AATAAAACCGTCTCTGTTTTTGAAACCAACATACGTATCCTTGGGGGTCTGCTATCAGCTCACCTGATTGCCAGTGATTATGCCACT GGTATGAGAATCCAATCTTATGATGACCAGTTACTTCATTTAGCTGCTGACTTGGCTCAGAGGTTGTTGCCCGCATTTGACACTCCTACAG GTATTCCATTTGGATCTGTTAATTTAATGTATGGAGTCGATGAAAATGAAAGCAAG ATAACATCAACGGCTGGTGGTGGTACTTTGACACTGGAATTTGGCATATTGAGTCGCTTGACTAATAATACTG TTTTTGAGCGAGTTACAAAAAAATCAGTGCGTGGAATATGGTCACGCAGATCAAAACTCAATCTTGTTGGTGCCCATATAAATGTCTTTACTGGTGAATGGACACAGAAG GATGCAGGAATTGGCACAAGCATTGATTCATTCTATGAATATCTTCTAAAG GCGTATTTATTGTTTGGAGATGAAGAATACCTGTATATATTTCAGGAGGCTTACAAAGCTGCCATGCACTATCTCCATCACGATCCTTG GTACGTGGAGGTCAATATGAACTCTGGTGCTACTGTTTGGCCACTCTTCAATAGTCTGCAGGCATTCTGGCCAGGGCTTCAG GTCTTAGCTGGAGATGTTGATCCTGCTATTCGCACACATGCTGCCTTCTTCAGCGTCTGGAAAAAGTATGGTTTTACCCCTGAAGGTTTTAATCTTGCTACATCCACTGTCCAG AATGGACAAAGGAGCTACCCGCTACGGCCAGAGTTGATTGAAAGCACATATTGGTTGTTCAAGGCTACCAGAGATCATAG ATACCTTGATGTTGGAAGGGACATATTAGCAAGCCTTCAATATGGTGCTAGATGCCCTTGTGGCTACTGCCACATAGCAGATGTGGAAACCCACAAGCAGGATGATCACATGGAGAGTTTTTTCCTTGCAGAAACG GTCAAATATCTCTGGCTTCTTTTTGATTTAGCTGCTGGCCCTGACAATATTGTTGAAAGTGGACCATATAA GTACATATTTAGTACAGAGGGTCATTTGCTACCTGTTACTCCTGAGATAGCCTTGGTAGATGAACATTGTTCTTATTTTGGAGCATTCTGTAATGGTGGTGCCGACCATGGATATGGTGCTAGTGCTAGTTCTACTAAGCATCAAAATGGAAACTATACCCAATTAGATGATATTCAAACCCATTCCAGTCTCTATTCAACGTCCAACGTGTTGTTTAAGACAGGAGGTTACATCAAG GGAGTTTGTCCAGGATTGACTCATGCACAGAAACTTGGGATATCATACTCTGATGGAGAGGATAACTTTATAGAGCAGACTTCTGAAAGTCGTGAGCATCATGGTGAATCTGCAGTAGAATCTAGCATCCAAGACCAATCAAGTTCTATTATATTAATCTCTCACCCAGTCACAAGCCAACAGGATGAGGCTTTGGAGAGTGGGTCTGGAAGTCAAGATCATGGAAACATTGTTGTAACTTCTGATTCTGATTCTGATTCTGATTCCACAAGCCGTGATAATATTGTTGGAGCGAACACTGAAGAACTTATGGAGGACATTGAGGGCACCTCTGGACAGGACAAAAGATGA
- the LOC8072143 gene encoding alpha-mannosidase I MNS4 isoform X2, whose amino-acid sequence MSKIRNQRLVWFLLFLVLEVKDMFYHAFDGYMKYAFPLDELRPLSCQGEDSLGGYALTLIDSLDTLALLGDKEKFGAAVEWVGKNVRFDINKTVSVFETNIRILGGLLSAHLIASDYATGMRIQSYDDQLLHLAADLAQRLLPAFDTPTGIPFGSVNLMYGVDENESKITSTAGGGTLTLEFGILSRLTNNTVFERVTKKSVRGIWSRRSKLNLVGAHINVFTGEWTQKDAGIGTSIDSFYEYLLKAYLLFGDEEYLYIFQEAYKAAMHYLHHDPWYVEVNMNSGATVWPLFNSLQAFWPGLQVLAGDVDPAIRTHAAFFSVWKKYGFTPEGFNLATSTVQNGQRSYPLRPELIESTYWLFKATRDHRYLDVGRDILASLQYGARCPCGYCHIADVETHKQDDHMESFFLAETVKYLWLLFDLAAGPDNIVESGPYKYIFSTEGHLLPVTPEIALVDEHCSYFGAFCNGGADHGYGASASSTKHQNGNYTQLDDIQTHSSLYSTSNVLFKTGGYIKGVCPGLTHAQKLGISYSDGEDNFIEQTSESREHHGESAVESSIQDQSSSIILISHPVTSQQDEALESGSGSQDHGNIVVTSDSDSDSDSTSRDNIVGANTEELMEDIEGTSGQDKR is encoded by the exons ATGAGCAAAATAAGAAACCAGCGTCTTGTCTGGTTTCTACTGTTTCTTGTTTTGGAG GTGAAGGATATGTTCTATCATGCGTTTGATGggtacatgaagtatgctttcCCACTCGATGAGCTGCGACCCTTAAGTTGCCAAGGTGAAGACTCCCTTGGTGGTTACGCGCTCACTCTT ATCGATTCTTTGGATACCTTGGCTTTACTGGGTGATAAGGAGAAATTTGGTGCTGCTGTGGAGTGGGTTGGTAAGAATGTCCGCTTTGATATT AATAAAACCGTCTCTGTTTTTGAAACCAACATACGTATCCTTGGGGGTCTGCTATCAGCTCACCTGATTGCCAGTGATTATGCCACT GGTATGAGAATCCAATCTTATGATGACCAGTTACTTCATTTAGCTGCTGACTTGGCTCAGAGGTTGTTGCCCGCATTTGACACTCCTACAG GTATTCCATTTGGATCTGTTAATTTAATGTATGGAGTCGATGAAAATGAAAGCAAG ATAACATCAACGGCTGGTGGTGGTACTTTGACACTGGAATTTGGCATATTGAGTCGCTTGACTAATAATACTG TTTTTGAGCGAGTTACAAAAAAATCAGTGCGTGGAATATGGTCACGCAGATCAAAACTCAATCTTGTTGGTGCCCATATAAATGTCTTTACTGGTGAATGGACACAGAAG GATGCAGGAATTGGCACAAGCATTGATTCATTCTATGAATATCTTCTAAAG GCGTATTTATTGTTTGGAGATGAAGAATACCTGTATATATTTCAGGAGGCTTACAAAGCTGCCATGCACTATCTCCATCACGATCCTTG GTACGTGGAGGTCAATATGAACTCTGGTGCTACTGTTTGGCCACTCTTCAATAGTCTGCAGGCATTCTGGCCAGGGCTTCAG GTCTTAGCTGGAGATGTTGATCCTGCTATTCGCACACATGCTGCCTTCTTCAGCGTCTGGAAAAAGTATGGTTTTACCCCTGAAGGTTTTAATCTTGCTACATCCACTGTCCAG AATGGACAAAGGAGCTACCCGCTACGGCCAGAGTTGATTGAAAGCACATATTGGTTGTTCAAGGCTACCAGAGATCATAG ATACCTTGATGTTGGAAGGGACATATTAGCAAGCCTTCAATATGGTGCTAGATGCCCTTGTGGCTACTGCCACATAGCAGATGTGGAAACCCACAAGCAGGATGATCACATGGAGAGTTTTTTCCTTGCAGAAACG GTCAAATATCTCTGGCTTCTTTTTGATTTAGCTGCTGGCCCTGACAATATTGTTGAAAGTGGACCATATAA GTACATATTTAGTACAGAGGGTCATTTGCTACCTGTTACTCCTGAGATAGCCTTGGTAGATGAACATTGTTCTTATTTTGGAGCATTCTGTAATGGTGGTGCCGACCATGGATATGGTGCTAGTGCTAGTTCTACTAAGCATCAAAATGGAAACTATACCCAATTAGATGATATTCAAACCCATTCCAGTCTCTATTCAACGTCCAACGTGTTGTTTAAGACAGGAGGTTACATCAAG GGAGTTTGTCCAGGATTGACTCATGCACAGAAACTTGGGATATCATACTCTGATGGAGAGGATAACTTTATAGAGCAGACTTCTGAAAGTCGTGAGCATCATGGTGAATCTGCAGTAGAATCTAGCATCCAAGACCAATCAAGTTCTATTATATTAATCTCTCACCCAGTCACAAGCCAACAGGATGAGGCTTTGGAGAGTGGGTCTGGAAGTCAAGATCATGGAAACATTGTTGTAACTTCTGATTCTGATTCTGATTCTGATTCCACAAGCCGTGATAATATTGTTGGAGCGAACACTGAAGAACTTATGGAGGACATTGAGGGCACCTCTGGACAGGACAAAAGATGA
- the LOC8072144 gene encoding photosystem II reaction center W protein, chloroplastic has product MATVSAAAATTVVARAAIARPNALGLPQLRARSERVRCSYAKDAAAVSAKAAGASLLAAAGAVTASAGPALALVDERMSTEGTGLSLGLSNNLLGWILLGVFGLIWSLYTVYTSDLDEDEESGLSL; this is encoded by the exons ATGGCCACcgtcagcgccgccgcggcgaccACCGTCGTTGCCCGCGCCGCGATCGCCAGGCCCAACGCTCTAG GGCTGCCCCAGCTGAGGGCGAGGAGCGAGAGGGTGCGGTGCAGCTACGCCAAGGACGCGGCCGCCGTCAGCGCCAAGGCCGCTGGCGCGTCGCTGCTCGCCGCCGCGGGCGCGGTGACCGCGTCGGCGGGGCCCGCGCTGGCGCTCGTGGACGAGCGGATGTCCACGGAGGGCACCGGGCTCAGCCTTGGGCTCAGCAACAACCTGCTGGGGTGGATCCTCCTGGGGGTCTTCGGCCTCATCTGGTCCCTCTACACCGTCTACACCTCCGACCtcgacgaggacgaggagtcCGGCCTCTCGCTCtag